The following proteins come from a genomic window of Henningerozyma blattae CBS 6284 chromosome 4, complete genome:
- the TBLA0D02620 gene encoding WW domain-containing protein (similar to Saccharomyces cerevisiae WWM1 (YFL010C); ancestral locus Anc_8.65) yields the protein MPPAPIPPQGWKAVYDSQYQTFYYVDLHTQRSTWDPPQGTRFPHSSYGPPPGAPAQAPPPQQYQQPMAYQQPMQYQQPMQYQAAPVQYQAAPAPRTVEYVNSSSNTNKSSSSGKWLGVGAGLIGGALLEHAVDKHHEHEYDRAYDEGYANGEFGNDDCDDYATW from the coding sequence ATGCCTCCTGCACCAATTCCACCACAAGGCTGGAAAGCCGTTTACGATTCACAATATCAGACATTCTATTACGTGGATTTACATACCCAGAGATCGACCTGGGATCCTCCACAAGGAACAAGATTCCCACATTCATCCTATGGACCACCTCCAGGTGCTCCAGCGCAAGCCCCTCCACCACAACAGTATCAACAGCCAATGGCGTACCAACAGCCTATGCAATATCAACAACCAATGCAATATCAAGCTGCACCAGTCCAATATCAAGCTGCACCTGCACCTAGAACTGTAGAATATGTCAATTCGAGTTCAAACAcaaataaatcttcttcatcaggAAAGTGGCTAGGTGTTGGTGCAGGGTTAATAGGTGGTGCACTTTTAGAACATGCTGTCGATAAGCATCATGAACACGAATATGATCGTGCCTATGACGAAGGGTATGCGAATGGTGAGTTTGGCAATGATGACTGTGATGATTACGCTACATGGTAA
- the CDC4 gene encoding SCF ubiquitin ligase complex subunit CDC4 (similar to Saccharomyces cerevisiae CDC4 (YFL009W); ancestral locus Anc_8.67) yields MSTNLNPSLQGSHTLPSSTDSSTKVNLNSNFSMFNTSIPPKYPLKSIPIPYQYQIHDNTSTLINLNNSSSYIPTNSKKRRNSDKFQILSKATIENDLINNSTNNTSTITSTNTSASTMNNNSHHGNVMVNYPTGLTTNTNSTSNSIMSSTGENNKKIRISKSNSNNNLKYLNMNKSPTTATTNTSINNTTISNNTNISSTVQETTTPTESTTTSNINATTILNNDVVLDDALPLSPVASPGLDQSMDSLLPVSTNSILTANNNTITNNNNTANSIHTTEIMSNYTNDILNNINNQLPEQCIKNLLFKLISSLNRSEISDLSTFLKDNLQRDFITSLPVEVALKILINLSFIDIINCLQTCKNWNRLIINTPYLWKHLLINESFVSPDNFNNYSKKISLEYPQFNSEELCYRYDFLKKLKILKNWYNPFYLPKRTTLLGHMTSVVTCLQFEDNYIITGADDRMIRVYDSKLKKFLLELAGHDGGVWALKYDEDGILVSGSTDRTVRVWDIKRGCCTHIFKGHTSTVRCLDIVKYKNTKYIITGSRDTTLHVWKLPYSVEEYDDIKLKTINEPILYQTTQDNPFFVGILRGHLASVRTVSGHGNIVVSGSYDNNLIVWDIIQMKCLYILTGHTDRIYSTIYDHKRSRCISASMDSTIRVWDLKDIWNNGKCARVMNSIPCMKISGSLYTLQGHTALVGLLRLSDKYLVSAAADGSLRGWDSDDYSRKFAYHHNNLSAITTFYMSDNLLVSGSEGQFNVYNLRSGKLVHANLLCDADQIWSVNFKGNMLVAAVEKDGQSYVELLDFESFASSNDSNEKDNHETENEGTGEQDEEDGDEEVHDTNSYTNSQREGLATNATTDSPAS; encoded by the coding sequence ATGTCGACAAACCTGAACCCATCATTACAAGGATCACATACTCTTCCTTCATCTACTGATTCTAGCACTAAAgtgaatttgaattcgAATTTCTCCATGTTCAATACTTCGATACCACCTAAATATCCATTAAAATCAATCCCGATCCCATATCAGTATCAAATACATGATAATACCTCTACtttgattaatttaaacaattcAAGTTCCTATATTCCTACGAATTCTAAAAAGAGAAGGAACAGtgataaatttcaaatattatccAAAGCAACTATCGAAAAtgatttgataaataatagtaCCAATAACACTAGCACGATAACATCAACAAATACATCAGCCTCCACTATGAACAATAACTCTCATCATGGTAATGTTATGGTGAATTATCCAACAGGGTTAACgacaaatacaaattctACTTCAAATAGTATAATGAGTTCCACGGgggaaaataataaaaagattaGAATTTCGAAAtcaaatagtaataataatttgaaatacttgaatatgaataaatCACCAACTACTGCAACTACAAATACTAGCATCAATAATACTACGATCTCgaataatacaaatatatcatCGACTGTACAGGAGACAACTACTCCTACAGAATCGACAACTACTTCGAATATTAACGCTACTACCATACTTAATAATGATGTAGTATTGGATGATGCTCTGCCGTTATCTCCAGTCGCATCACCAGGTTTAGATCAATCTATGGATTCATTATTACCTGTATCAACTAATTCAATTCTTACcgctaataataatactataactaataacaataacactGCTAATAGTATACATACAACAGAGATTATGTCAAATTATACAAACGatattcttaataatattaataatcaattaCCGGAACAATgtataaagaatttattattcaaattgatCTCCAGTTTAAATAGATCTGAAATATCTGATCTATCGACTTTTTTGAAAGATAATTTACAAAGAGATTTCATAACTTCCTTACCAGTTGAAGTGGcattaaagattttaattaatctCTCATTCATAGATATCATTAATTGTTTACAAACTTGTAAAAATTGGAATCGgttaattataaatacCCCATATCTTTGGAAAcatcttttaattaatgaaagtTTTGTCTCTCCAGATAACTTTAACAAttattctaaaaaaatatcattagaGTATCCACAATTTAACTCAGAAGAATTATGTTATAGATATGATTtcttaaagaaattaaaaattttgaaaaattggtATAACCCATTTTATTTACCAAAGAGAACAACTTTATTAGGTCATATGACAAGCGTTGTCACTTGTTTACAATTCGAAGATAactatattattactgGTGCTGATGATAGAATGATTAGAGTTTATGattcaaaattgaaaaaatttctctTGGAATTAGCTGGGCATGATGGCGGTGTTTGGGCTTTAAAATATGATGAAGATGGTATCCTTGTAAGTGGTTCTACAGATCGTACAGTTAGAGTTTGGGATATAAAACGTGGTTGTTGTACACATATTTTTAAAGGACACACATCTACTGTGCGTTGTTTAgatattgtaaaatataaaaatacaaaatatatcattaCAGGTTCAAGAGATACTACGTTACATGTTTGGAAATTACCCTATTCTGTAGAAGAAtatgatgatattaaacTTAAAACTATTAATGAGCCAATCCTATATCAAACTACTCAAGATAATCCATTTTTCGTGGGGATATTAAGAGGTCATTTAGCTTCTGTTAGAACCGTTTCTGGTCATGGGAATATTGTTGTAAGTGGATCTTATGATAATAATCTTATCGTATGggatattattcaaatgaaatGTTTATATATCTTAACTGGGCATACAGATCGTATATATTCCACAATTTATGATCATAAGAGATCAAGGTGTATATCTGCAAGTATGGACTCCACAATAAGAGTTTGggatttaaaagatatttggAATAATGGTAAATGTGCAAGAGTAATGAACTCCATACCATGTATGAAAATTTCAGGTTCTTTGTATACTTTACAAGGACATACTGCTCTAGTAGGGTTATTAAGATTATCAGATAAATATCTTGTAAGTGCAGCTGCTGATGGATCATTAAGGGGATGGGATTCAGATGATTATTCAAGGAAATTTGCCTACcatcataataatttaagtGCAATTACAACTTTCTATATGAGTGATAACTTGCTAGTAAGTGGTTCTGAAGGTCAGTTCAATGTCTACAATTTAAGATCAGGTAAATTAGTCCATGCAAACCTTTTATGTGATGCTGATCAAATTTGGTCTGTTAATTTTAAAGGTAATATGTTGGTGGCAGCAGTGGAGAAAGATGGCCAAAGCTATGTTGAATTGTTAGATTTCGAATCTTTTGCTTCATCAAATGATTCTAATGAGAAAGATAATCATGAAACAGAAAATGAAGGAACAGGAGAACAAGATGAAGAGGATGGTGACGAAGAGGTGCATGATACTAATTCCTATACAAATTCTCAACGAGAAGGCTTGGCAACTAATGCAACAACCGACTCACCTGCATCATGA
- the TBLA0D02640 gene encoding uncharacterized protein (similar to Saccharomyces cerevisiae BLM10 (YFL007W); ancestral locus Anc_8.69), which translates to MKHSRNCSDTSDSIPKRFKIGTAASPIATINGNEDINSTVDYKTLQKSSRSQSPLKPTDKLWNAFNSERLLKERLAHYGLDYVKDPLEHYKNIFDKNSKWYSRAVKPLYMVNDCMPYKTESHLDQARYLCHVMVNLYISISSLDIQGLISISSKELSELKNEINDFLTHSDMPLLTQEMEAVNNDIADYDEGEEDDDEFDIFEDNEYIDSIGPDFNATGKITSRSATIINVNHWTNELKNCLHFDFPLTLRKSLATVYYYLSLVQGQKIYRQLHVEIFTSLVTIDDEGTDFTEELINIGLVLDHKLLVDFLCVFLPYPDSDYVKYEITSKEDLQLFRVLLKLSHNAKAFFDKTSTRTMKDLMDRLLSSLSPSTMTIVLPMITSSVPYHYNSEHKIIDYFPFFYSFWSSVSANITIDTHIYDFAGNIAEDAHWKLLKGVEKDEFFINFKEHFNQFGLFTDEQMTFMFNRLQGHLRTDGQIHSYSRTARPFVFGLNGSNNKMYFEKLLSLTRSIETFVHPSNSGFWTKPIAKFVHSFTKMYHKRAKKEEQLEIKHELCLTPECHTKIVDMFLEILTVGAQNKNSEIANFYISALAYLLDLKPQNSNLLFERVLIDMYESLSGDHVNSRHRIISALKRFTRTVRYLVMNKLYRVHIMNILLMLVNKIDINDVNLTSNIFNCIVSIASFVPFIKMVKEDEYITFESNTLPFIAEHFEQMKSIEITQSFVYDDEILDKATRASTTIFDNIFLVYVDKIFQLVDIDLDDGLVTKINQTTMLMLESMDDSTFNLFSRQLQRKFWDNDSFRENEPNYELVTVPMSALVKRTPKLCEEFFDMLSFNVKEQIQKGAGSIRSSTEIQQRDVKLVLYLMALNDIFRQSHESLLKFSDKLMEFFHFVYESITNPPIDVVSSILVHSALSTLTNTEIKTCRMFPENCVLPIDEMWGGMQFDNRKFQKQYLTFDWHIPSEDEATLAINIFETLTNYCITSIDRLLEGNNLDPGSPDEIQKYILIVTHAISGCSLLFDPDFNNVDQRSQEPETITDFTKLRNERDLKSDTPDLNVEYETPLTKNEDTEYIDSQFSDESPDMVEFKDTIDLVMEDTDPSQAPSGINTPAIGDSNGTIDDLPFRDLDIYTCNYFFGSTSEQKCSHPNYYKVHELKARVGFFFHKMCKYLSSNFENNTSVYRILLHGLKVWFTDVGQETIFNNDISCFLDLEFLENIQSLSNLQEPFTTTCLAIRANTFHQSRVLLKSTNRRPSKLEALLLRDVIDLATSVYPDVHKPAQGTLVHCMKQLVGSYSIIVNILLPSLETKLSEADFMSIQVILKVLMIKKIHRKLHTDYKNFEKLLNLLLECCKINEQDISLYSEKLLNEVINGVKIPSSVCIIDDRAFDPILTPPDESVAFQVKLIKRAKDNKRENYITLLSSIESKMVTVLNSEEEISWKIAMMMMRFVTRIQSSLETKADKNVIAAIHKQTLSKHPHIIHLAVKSFLGIFNKLFSLNDYDYDISRSSLNTFDPKYINKMETKSIDFNKKFKAEMNNFNTPKYFIDNRAFVGWLCWGSPMKVMKPEQIEIKLTENDTEVMKAMGHILTKEWLVEMTTSLLQDNETRSVFSSGNVSFFILIISLIANSVCDLPLSCLFDLCKKYYDRYDKASMITSVEIFSALIVSSKFMTNAMIKQRNDFVDEFLPDCLENELNHDAFEIWATVAWWVPTVVDIRRCPPFYYHFSKLNKLLDTNSDAASHQANKILMFRGVLTTLEFKTPDVNPILNDIVFYHPYDQVRESIAKLFTTLLQNASSQSSSSPDNLLKITRNNSNGLGIPVKFVPEFMEVIIKQQFIEIVKESATLVGLSPQDILKTKFYYLSSTMYYWIKEMTKGPNRVLLVPFLYDCVAPFLMELMKHKDVCKLADVDPTPLYASLAYMPYRKEHLSNMINLICDTTLTSTAYQIRVQLSFVQHFFSAQLLQLSSKHRDDILSFVVHNLYDPNHLEVRMKAADVLSDIVHNLGQSNKFLHGLIKKFNKNLGTHTWQERKELSKSDIKIHGSVVGLGAIISAFPYVFPLPRWIPEQLSTLSSWARTSGIAGSSAKTTISEFKKVRTDTWQFDRAVFTNEELEDLEGVLWRSYYA; encoded by the coding sequence ATGAAGCATTCAAGGAATTGTTCAGATACTAGCGATAGCATTCCAAAACGATTTAAGATTGGTACTGCCGCCAGTCCTATTGCCACCATTAATGGGAATGAGGATATTAATAGCACTGTTGACTATAAGACTTTACAAAAAAGCTCAAGATCGCAAAGCCCATTAAAACCAACTGATAAATTATGGAATGCATTTAATTCAGAAAGACTTCTTAAGGAAAGATTGGCTCATTATGGTTTAGATTATGTTAAAGATCCGCTAGAGCATTATAAAAacatatttgataaaaattctaaatggTATAGCAGAGCAGTTAAGCCTCTTTATATGGTAAATGATTGCATGCCATATAAGACAGAATCACACCTTGATCAAGCAAGATATTTATGTCATGTTATGGTTAATCTCTATATTTCCATTAGTTCATTAGATATACAAGGTCTTATATCGATTTCAAGTAAGGAATTAtcagaattgaaaaatgaaattaatgatttctTAACACATTCTGACATGCCTCTATTAACGCAAGAAATGGAAGCTGTCAATAATGATATCGCAGATTATGATGAAGGGGAAGAAGATGACGATGagtttgatatttttgaagataatgaatatattgataGCATAGGTCCCGATTTTAACGCAACAGGTAAAATTACTTCTCGATCTGCTACGATTATTAATGTTAATCATTGGACAAATGAACTTAAAAATTGTTTACATTTTGATTTCCCCCTGACTTTAAGAAAATCATTGGCTACAgtttattactatttatCCTTGGTACAGggtcaaaaaatttatagaCAGTTGCATgtagaaatatttaccTCCCTAGTTActattgatgatgaaggtACAGATTTTactgaagaattaataaatattggtTTAGTATTAGATCATAAATTGCTAGTAGATTTCTTATGTGTTTTTCTACCATACCCTGATTCTGACTATGTGAAGTACGAAATTACATCAAAGGAAGATCTCCAATTATTCAGAGTACTATTGAAACTATCTCATAATGCAAAGGcattttttgataaaacTAGTACACGTACAATGAAAGATCTCATGGATCGTTTATTATCTAGTTTATCTCCATCCACCATGACTATTGTATTACCGATGATTACGTCAAGTGTCCCGTATCATTACAACTCAGAAcacaaaattattgattacTTCCCATTCTTTTACAGCTTCTGGAGTTCAGTTAGCGCGAATATTACAATCGATACCCATATTTACGATTTTGCAGGTAATATAGCGGAAGATGCGCAttggaaattattaaaaggtGTTGAAAAggatgaattttttatcaattttaagGAGCATTTCAATCAGTTTGGATTATTTACTGATGAACAAATGACATTTATGTTTAATAGATTACAAGGTCATTTAAGAACTGATGGTCAGATTCATTCATATTCTCGAACTGCAAGACCATTTGTTTTTGGCTTAAATGgttctaataataagatgTATTtcgaaaaattattaagttTAACAAGGTCTATTGAAACCTTTGTTCACCCATCCAACAGCGGGTTTTGGACAAAACCTATTGCAAAGTTTGTTCATAGTTTTACAAAAATGTACCATAAAAGagcaaaaaaagaagagcAATTAGAAATAAAGCATGAACTTTGTTTAACTCCAGAGTGTCACACTAAGATAGTCGATATGTTTTTAGAAATTCTTACGGTAGGTGCGCAAAATAAGAATTCAGAAATTgcaaatttttatatttcagCATTGGCTTATCTACTAGATTTAAAACCACAAAACTCaaacttattatttgaaagagTTTTAATAGACATGTATGAATCCCTTTCTGGTGATCATGTTAATTCCAGACATAGAATCATTTCAGCTTTAAAAAGGTTTACTAGAACGGTAAGATATTTAGTAATGAATAAACTTTACCGTGTCCATATTATGAATATACTTTTAATGCTAGTGAATAAGATTGATATCAATGATGTAAATTTAACGagtaatatatttaactGTATTGTGTCAATCGCATCATTCGTCCCTTTTATAAAGATGGTAAAGGAGGATGAATATATTACATTTGAGTCAAATACTCTTCCTTTTATTGCCGAGCATTTTGAACAAATGAAAAGCATTGAAATAACGCAATCTTTTGtttatgatgatgaaattttagataAAGCCACTAGGGCCTCTACTACTATTTTTGACAACATATTTTTAGTCTATGTGGACaaaatattccaattgGTTGATATTGATTTGGATGATGGTTTAGTAACAAAAATTAACCAAACTACAATGTTGATGCTTGAATCAATGGATGACTCtacatttaatttattttcaagaCAGTTGCAACGTAAGTTTTGGGATAACGATTCTTTTAGGGAAAATGAGCCAAACTATGAATTGGTTACTGTCCCGATGTCAGCATTGGTAAAGAGAACGCCTAAGTTATGTGAAGAGTTCTTTGATATGTTATCTTTCAATGTGAAAGAGCAAATTCAAAAAGGTGCGGGTTCTATCAGAAGTTCTACTGAAATTCAACAAAGAGATGTCAAATTAGTTTTGTATTTAATGGcattaaatgatatatttaGACAGTCTCATGAATCTCTTCTGAAATTTAGTGATAAACTGATGGAATTCTTTCATTTTGTATATGAAAGCATTACTAATCCACCGATTGATGTTGTAAGTTCTATTTTGGTCCATAGTGCGCTCTCTACCCTAACAAATACAGAAATTAAAACTTGTAGAATGTTTCCAGAAAATTGTGTTTTGCCAATAGATGAAATGTGGGGTGGTATGCAATTTGACAATAGAAAGTTCCAAAAGCAATATTTGACATTTGATTGGCATATCCCATCTGAAGATGAAGCTACATTAgctattaatatatttgagACATTAACTAATTATTGCATAACGTCTATTGATAGGTTGTTAGAGGGCAATAACCTTGATCCTGGTTCTCCAgatgaaattcaaaagtATATCTTAATTGTTACACATGCAATTTCTGGGTGTAGTCTTTTATTTGATCCAGATTTCAATAATGTAGACCAAAGATCTCAAGAACCAGAAACAATTACAGATTTTACTAAATTGAGAAATGAGAGAGACTTGAAGTCTGATACTCCAGATTTAAATGTCGAATATGAGACACCACTTActaaaaatgaagatacAGAATATATTGACAGCCAATTCTCCGATGAATCTCCAGATATGGTTGAGTTTAAAGATACTATTGACCTTGTAATGGAGGATACGGACCCATCCCAGGCTCCATCTGGTATTAATACACCAGCTATTGGTGACTCTAATGGCACTATTGATGATCTACCTTTTAGAGatttagatatttataCTTGTAACTACTTTTTTGGTTCCACTTCCGAACAGAAATGCTCACACCCTAATTATTATAAGGTTCATGAACTTAAGGCACGTGTTGGgttttttttccataaGATGTGCAAGTATCTTTCCtctaattttgaaaataatacctCAGTCTACAGAATTTTACTACATGGTCTAAAGGTCTGGTTCACTGATGTGGGACAAGAaacaattttcaataatgacATTAGTTGTTTCTTAGATCTCGAATTCttagaaaatatacaatCCTTATCAAACCTTCAAGAACCATTTACTACAACATGCTTGGCCATTCGTGCGAATACCTTCCATCAAAGTAGGGTATTGTTAAAAAGTACTAACAGAAGACCTTCTAAATTAGAGGCTCTGTTGTTAAGAGATGTCATTGACTTGGCTACATCAGTCTACCCTGATGTGCATAAACCTGCTCAAGGTACTTTGGTTCACTGTATGAAACAACTAGTTGGCTCTTATTCTATTATTGTCAACATTTTATTACCAAGTTTGGAAACAAAATTATCTGAAGCTGATTTCATGAGCATTCAagttattttaaaagttcTAATGATTAAGAAAATTCATAGAAAATTGCATACAGAttacaaaaattttgaaaaactcTTAAATTTGTTACTTGAATGCtgtaaaattaatgaacaAGATATCTCATTATATAGtgagaaattattgaatgaAGTTATTAATGGTGTTAAAATTCCATCTAGTGTTTGTATCATAGATGATAGAGCCTTCGATCCTATTCTTACTCCTCCAGATGAATCTGTTGCCTTCCAAGTTAAATTGATAAAGAGAGCGAAAGACAATAAGCGAGAGAATTATATAACTCTTCTTTCTAGCATTGAAAGTAAGATGGTGACTGTATTGAATTCAGAGGAGGAAATTAGTTGGAAAATTgcaatgatgatgatgcgTTTTGTCACTAGAATACAATCTAGTTTAGAAACAAAGGCGGATAAAAATGTAATCGCTGCCATTCACAAACAAACTTTATCTAAGCATCCACACATCATCCATTTGGCAGTGAAATCATTTTTgggtatttttaataaattattttcattgaaTGACTATGATTATGATATTTCAAGATCGTCATTGAATACTTTTGatccaaaatatattaataagaTGGAAACAAAATCCATTgactttaataaaaaatttaaagccgaaatgaataattttaatactccaaaatattttattgataatagAGCTTTTGTAGGTTGGTTATGTTGGGGTTCGCCTATGAAAGTAATGAAGCCTGAACaaatagaaattaaattgaCTGAAAATGATACTGAGGTAATGAAAGCAATGGGTCATATTTTAACTAAAGAATGGCTAGTTGAAATGACCACAAGTTTGTTGCAAGATAATGAAACAAGAAGTGTTTTTAGCAGTGGCAATGTctcattttttatattaattatctCCTTAATTGCAAACTCAGTATGTGACTTACCTTTATCATGTTTGTTTGATTTATGcaagaaatattatgatAGATATGATAAAGCTTCCATGATTACCTCGgtagaaatattttctgCTCTAATTGTTAGTAGTAAATTTATGACTAATGCTATGATTAAACAGCGTAATGATTTTGTTGATGAATTTCTTCCAGACTGTcttgaaaatgaattgaatCATGATGCATTTGAAATTTGGGCTACAGTTGCTTGGTGGGTTCCTACAGTTGTTGATATTAGAAGATGTCCTccattttattatcatttttctaaattaaataaattattagacaCTAACTCAGATGCAGCCTCACATCAAGCAAATAAAATTCTGATGTTTAGGGGGGTTTTAACTACGTTAGAATTTAAAACCCCTGATGTTAATCCAATTTTGAATGATATAGTATTCTATCATCCATATGATCAGGTTCGTGAAAGTATAGCTAAATTATTTACCACGTTACTTCAAAACGCTAGTTCTCAATCTTCTTCTAGTCCTGataatttgttaaaaataacTAGAAACAATAGTAATGGCTTAGGAATTCCAGTTAAATTTGTTCCAGAATTTATGGAAGTTATCATTAAACaacaatttattgaaatcgTTAAAGAATCAGCAACATTAGTAGGGCTAAGTCCtcaagatattttaaaaactaaattttattatttatcatCGACAATGTATTACTGGATTAAGGAAATGACTAAAGGTCCCAATAGAGTTCTATTAGTTCCATTTTTGTACGACTGTGTTGCTCCATTTCTGATGGAATTAATGAAGCACAAAGATGTTTGTAAATTAGCGGATGTTGATCCAACTCCATTATACGCAAGTCTGGCTTATATGCCATATAGAAAAGAGCATTTGAGTAACATGATTAATCTGATCTGTGATACTACCTTGACCAGTACGGCATATCAAATCAGAGTTCAATTGTCGTTTGTTCAGCATTTCTTTTCTGCCCAATTATTACAACTGTCATCAAAACATAGAGATgatatattatcatttgtgGTTCATAATTTATATGATCCTAACCATTTAGAAGTTCGAATGAAGGCCGCTGATGTCTTATCTGATATTGTTCATAATCTAGGtcaatcaaataaatttttacatGGTTTAATCAAGAAATTCAATAAGAATTTGGGCACACATACATGGCAAGAGAGAAAGGAGCTATCCAAATCAGATATCAAGATACATGGTAGTGTAGTGGGTTTGGGTGCCATTATCTCAGCTTTCCCGTATGTTTTCCCATTGCCTAGATGGATCCCAGAACAGCTAAGTACGTTATCCTCTTGGGCTCGAACCAGTGGTATAGCAGGCTCTTCTGCGAAGACGACGATTAGTGAATTCAAGAAAGTCAGGACCGATACATGGCAGTTCGATAGAGCCGTGTTCactaatgaagaattagaagatttagaagGTGTGTTGTGGAGAAGTTACTACGCTTAA